The sequence TCATAAccaatcttgatttttttttttctctgcttcTGTGTTTATAGCCTTTAAATCGATAACTTTGATTGACCGATTCATCATCGCAGGTTCTGTCAGTAAAACTAGACGACTGGACAGATGATCAAGTTGACATGCTTGTAGGGTATGGTGGAAACACCACAGTGAACCAGAGATTCGAAGCTTGCAACATCGATCAGTCAAAGAAACCCAAACCAGATTCTACTAATGAGGAACGCAATGATTTCATCAGGTTACATTTTTTACTTACGATTTCTTATAATGTTATGTATGTATGATCATCATGTCGTTAACATCTATAATTctgcagaaaaaaatatgagatgcACCAGTTTATGGATCCAAAGGATGGTGCTTTGTGCCCTTATCAACAGCCTAGCAGAATAGCTACTTCACCACCGTCTTTATGTTCAGCAAACCACCGTTCTACAAAAAACCGTATTGGTCATGCATTTAGGAATAGCTGGGGAAGAAGAGAATCTGATCACAAAGGACCAAAGAAGAGCAATTCCATGGTAACAACCACTAAACATACATAACGTTACATGTTTGGCTAATAACTGTTTGCTAACGTTAATTTTGTGGATGTTTAACAGGCAGGTATGATTGAGTTTGTGGGATTAATTAAGGTTAATGTGGTAAAAGGAACCAATCTTGCGGTTCGAGACGTGATGACCAGCGATCCTTACGTCATCCTTGCTCTTGGCCAACAAGTGAGTTCTCTGCCAAATCTCTACTAGACAACTTGTATGATTTAAACTTAACCTCTctcatgtttgttttgttttagtcgGTAAAAACACGGGTGATAAAGAACAACTTGAATCCCGTATGGAATGAGACGCTAATGCTTTCGATACCTGAGCCCATGCCTCCTCTCAAAGTGGTAAGAACAATAATATCATAACATTTTAGCCGTTAACAAACTCGACTGAACAGAGGCTATACCAAAATCTTGCTTGATATGTAAAATTTGCAGCTAGTGTACGACAAGGATACATTCTCGACAGATGATTTCATGGGAGAGGCAGAGATAGACATACAACCATTGGTGAGTGCAGCAAAAGCTTACGAGTCATCGAGCATAGAGGAACCGATGCAGCTGGGAAGTTGGGTGGCAAGCAAAGAGAACACATTGGTGAGTGACGGGATAATCTCACTTGAAGAAGGGAAAGTGAGACAAGACATTTCACTTAGGCTTCAAAATGTGGAGAGAGGTGTACTTGAGATCCAGCTTGAATGTCTTCCTCTCActcaatgatatatataaatacttttcCTCCTTTCTTccctcacttttttttttgtttgttttgtttgaatttgtAGTGAAGAGATGCTAATACTTTTCTTCTTGATCCACCTCAAAACCTAtgtaaaaaaaaccataatttgaTTGATCATTCTTCAGAACTAATCCTAGTTTCTACATTAGTATGAAAAGCAAATCAAGATTTTCAACGGTAACACATTAAATCATATATGTTTGGTGTTACAAGCTAAATGTTCAtagtaaaattgttttgttttgtgagtGTGTATATGATATAAGAAGATGTCATTCTCtgatgttaaaaagaaaaaaaataattgtttttttttttttaatttattaattttgttattgttgtaaagtgtgaacaaaacaaagtaacaaacatataataatgtcagtgttcaagaaagcgctaggcggaaTCTGGGCGGTGACctaacgcctagcgcctagaacgcttagtcggggcctagacggtttttaggcggtttagacgtttacaacataaaacattatatatatataattatattaaaatatatgttataaaaatgaaaaaaatataaattataaacaaatggtaagaaaaatacatttatttaagttatattaacaacatataaatatttataattacgtatatagatataaaacataataatttaattatatgtaatttaaaaatcaaaaataaatattaaaataaaatgtatgtaattttaagcgggttaggcggtcatctagacgtctgctgagcgcctagcgcctagacggcgcctagacggcgcctagacggccgcctagaccgctttcttgaacactgaatAATGtagatataattaattaattacatatataagtatatagattACCAATTGTGGGAGAATTAATCTCCGGTTTGAGCTGCATCGGTGAGATCTATCGTCAGATTTGTTGTTCACACTCTCTCTCGCTCAAGTCCGGCGACATGAGTTCTCCCGTACGGTTATTATAGTAGATCTACGAAATCGGCCCTGAGATCTTTTCgcgttttctttgtttttcgattttttttggaaaccgTTGTCTCTGATCTtacgatttcttcttcttcttcttcttcgtcttacATTGTGTATCAGGGAACGAGTATGTTAACCAATTTCACTAAGCTCTGCAAAGGACTTGCTCTGGTACTTGTTGTGGGACACCTCGTTGTTCAGTTCATTCCTGCTACCATCCCTTACCTTGCTCTCATTCCGGCGAGGTACTTCCGTGTTTCTCTCCTTCTCAATCTTATGTCAAATTCTAGGGTTACAATTTTGCTACTGAATGCATTTTGTTCTACTCCGCGCGAATCTAATTGCTGATTCACTATTttgaagaaattagggttttatatatgttaaaatcaGTTAGTAAGTATATTACTTAGGATGCGAATTTGATGCTCGCATGGTTCTATTTACctgattattatttaaattctaGTGTGAGAACAATGTGATGCTCCTTGTACATTGTGAATTTCAGTGATTAGAATGACTTCTAACTCTTGTTCATTATAGGACTATTCCTTTTGCCTGGAATCTGATTACGAGCGGCTATTTTGAACTATCAGTATATGGGGTATGTTCAACATGTTCCTATCCAAATCCAGTTTTCGCATCTAATAGTTCTTGAATACATGAGTGACTGTTTTGCAATGTCGCAGGTTGTCTTCAGCACCGTTTCTCTCCTCTTTATGGGAAAGTTCCTGGAGCCCGTCTGGGGATCCAAGGAGTTCCTTAAGTTCATCTTTGTGGTGAACTTCCTTACGTATCTCTGTGTTTTCGTTACAGCCATTGCCTTATACTACATAACGAGGCTGGAAATCTACCTGTAAGTACTCCACCACCCTATACATACTCACTAAGTGTCTGTTTGTTTATTTCGTTCTCCGTTATGAAACTAGAGTCTGAAATCCTCCACGCTGTAAATTATAACTCGTTTGCTTCCCTGCTCGGCTAAGTTCTATCTTTACCACTGTGTATGATGAATACTCTATTCTTAGTTATATAGTTCATATTTTTCCTCAGTATAACAATGTATTCTCTGTTTTCTCCTTGCTAGATATATGCCCTTTGCAGGTTTTCATGGTGTCTTGGCAGGCCTTCTTGTCGGGATAAAGCAGATAATACCTGACCAGGAGGTATTGCTGTTAAAGATAAAAGCAAAGGTAATCTCTTACTTTCTAATAAGGAATGAATAATACTATTGacattttcttacttttaacTTCGGCTGGTTGAAGAAGTTCTCACTTCCTATTCTTACCTCTGGTTTTTTTTGTGCAGTGGTTGCCCTCAATTATGCTAATTTTGTCAATAGCCTCAAGCTTCTTTACACTAGATTCAGCAGCATACCTTCCCACTTTGATATTTGGTACATATATGGGCTGGTTATACCTTAGATACCTACAGAGGAGACCAGAAACAAAGCTCAGAGGTGATCCAAGTGATGACTTTGCATTCTCCTCTTTCTTTCCTGAATTACTCaggtaaaataatatttctacaTTTTTTACTGCACTTTCGAGTTTGCCGACAAATCAATTGTTGGTAATATTGTGTTTCCAAATGAAATGCAGGCCCATAATTGACCCTATAGCCTCAATCTTTCACCGGATGCTTTGTGGACGATCAAATGTCACCAGTGAAGACCATGATTATGCTACCAGCGGTGCACCATTGCCAGGTTCCGATTCTGCAGAAGCATCCAGAAGGAGGTaaattgtttccttttcttttccccTCTTTCCTGTTCTAGTTCAATGgcagtttagactttagatgcAACGATCTTACTGAATCCCCAGCTCTATGGGGGGGTTAGTGCAATTCATGTCTTCAATTATGAGTATGCACCCTTTTTTGACTTGACATCCTCTAGGATCTACGTGATGCAAACCGAGATAACGAATGATTTTAATGACTCCATTCTAAGAAAAAGTGATTTTATCAGTATGTAGGACTTAGACTTATGAGTAGTTTGTATCGAACCAAATCCTGAGAAAACTTGTATATCCCGGTTCTAGAGAAGGCAAAAAAAACTTGCCATAACACAAAAGATGTAATTGCAGAGAAAGAGGGGCAAGAGCTTTAGAGGAGAGACTAGCAACAGAAAGAATGGTTCCTGCAAGGAACAAAGATGAATTACCGAGTGATGCATTGGATAGCGTATAAGTGGAGATTGTAATAAGCTTTTTGAAGAAGTCGTGTGGGGTTCTTGCTTGTTTCAGGTGGAcatctttttatctttctttatgAGGTTGGGTCATTATACAGAAAAAAAGATCAGCTTCTCCGTAAATTGTTAAGACAGCTCGGAAAGTAGTACATTTCCTTGGACAAACCAGTTAGAAATGATTTCCTTGGACGACGAGATAATAGAAATTTATACATGTTTAACTTCtctccaaacttttttttcttttcaaacagTCGCAATCGATCACTCTTTTAGGACTAAGGCACACAAAAAGTTTGTTTGTTGGGTGAAAAGCAAAGCACAAACTCGTTTTTGAAAATGAATTACCCACTCTAAAATCACTTGTCTTGTCCATCAACTTAAACTATAAACATATTAAACCTAGTTTATAGCTGTCAATTTGTGTTGTTTATCTGAATGATTGAAAagtatgatttttattattattaggggGGGNGGGGGGGGAATCACAGAaatcatcaatcaacaaaagaaatttaaagtATACAAGAGATGAGTCAGATGGAGCATAAAAGAAGGGGGGGACTCCATTGACTAggataattttaaacaaaaaagaaactataacCGTATCGTATGTATGTGTAATTTGACTAATTTGGTTTCCGTGGGGAAGTTCgttctcattattatttattttaatggaaaaagaaaaaaggaagaaaggaaaaaggaaatgaCGTAAGCAAATTGACAAGGTAACCACGTCGCATCTATGCGAGAGTCCCTCCAGATGTCTGGTTTGGTAGTCGCTTTAGGAATCAAACGCGGAGCTCCAATAACAATGGCCATtaccaaactcttacaattccTCTATCGAGAGAGATTCATCCATCACACACCACCAACAACATTTctcaatctttccttttttttcttttttccctcGTTTTCaatttcctctttctcttctttctgttGCTCTTCGTTTCCCCACGCCATTCCCAAAAAAAGACATCTCctttacctctctctctctctctctccctctctatctATCTACGTTCTCGTCGTCCTTGGCTATACTACATTTTCCACCATTGAAATCCAATAATTTCTGAAAGACCCACAAAAATCCAAATGCGGCTCGGCGATCTAAGCTATGGAGGAACGAATGAGAGAAACGTAGTAGAATCCAACAACAAGACAatgtgaagaaagaaaagaaagaaagaaaaaaaaatagattttttaaataaaaaagtgaaatttcgtaggaagaagaagaagcaggagaACATAGAAATGTCGGTAGCACACGCAGATGACGCCGACGATTACAGCAGACCGACTGGTGAGTCTTACCACGCCGAGAAAGCTTTACCAAGCGGAGATTTCTACACCGGACAATGGCGTGATAATCTCCCTCACGGCCATGGCAAATACCTTTGGACCGATGGTTGTATGTATGTCGGAGATTGGTGCCGAGGCAAAACCATGGGCAAAGGTCGTTTCAGTTGGCCTAGTGGTGCCACCTACGAAGGCGATTTCAAAAACGGTTACATGGACGGCAAAGGTATGTATACatatcataacaaaaacaaatcctcAAATCGTTGTTTCAtctcaaagttttgatttttattcttgttttggCAGGTACTTATATCGATTCTTCTGGAGACTTGTATAGAGGATCATGGGTTATGAATCTGAGACATGGGCAAGGAACGAAAAGTTACGTCAACGGTGATTGCTACGACGGAGAATGGAGGAGAGGTTTACAAGATGGACACGGTAGGTATCAATGGAAGAACGAGAATCATTACATTGGACAATGGAAGAATGGGTTGATGAATGGTAACGGTACCATGATTTGGAGCAACGGGAACCGTTACGATGGTTCTTGGGAAGACGGTGCTCCTAAAGGCAATGGAACTTTCAGATGGTCGGATGGGAGTTTCTACGTCGGTGTTTGGAGCAAAGATCCTAAAGAACAGAACGGCACTTATTACCCTTCCACGTCTTCAGGGAATTTTGATTGGCAGCCACAACAAGTGTTCTATGCTGATTTGAGTGAATGTGTGGTTTCTACTTGTCAGAGGATCCCGGTTTTGCCGTCTCAGAAGATGCCTGTTTGGTACGGTTCTTCGGAGCAGAGTAGTAGTGGGAACAGGACCAAGAACAGTGAGAGGCCCAGGAGGAGATCCGTTGATGGAAGAGTAAGTAATGGTGAAATGGAGTTGAGGAATAATGGTTCTGGCTATCTTCAGTTAGATGATAATGCAGAGAGTAATAGATCATCATTAGGGCCTTTGAGAATACAGCCTGCtaagaaacaaggacaaactaTCTCCAAAGGTCACAAGAATTATGAACTCATGCTTAACTTGCAGCTCGGAATTAGGTAAAAACCGAAACTAtctatttgtgtttttttcgctttgtttatttgttcgttttgctttgtttgatgtttgagtgttgtttttgttgggaAGACATTCTGTTGGAAGACCAGCACCAGCTACTTCTCTTGATTTGAAGGCTTCCGCGTTTGATCCAAAGGAAAAACTTTGGACGAAGTTCCCATCTGAAGGATCAAAATACACTCCTCCACACCAGTCTTGTGAGTTCAAATGGAAGGATTACTGTCCTGTTGTTTTCAGGTTTGAATCTTTCTTACTTTTGATTTCCTCTCTTGTGGTATTAAGAAAACAGATGAAAATCTTGTGTTTCGTGTAGGACTCTGCGGAAACTATTTAGTGTGGACGCAGCAGATTATATGTTATCTATTTGTGGGAATGATGCACTTAGGGAGCTATCATCTCCAGGGAAAAGTGGAAGCTTTTTCTACTTGACCAACGATGACCGCTACATGATCAAGACCATGAAGAAGGCAGAAACCAAAGTAAGAGCTGAATTTTTAAACCGCATCATTCTAATTATTAAGTAAGATTCACtcatgtctttgtttttttttccttgacaGGTTCTTATAAGGATGCTCCCGGCTTACTACAATCATGTTAGGGCATGTGAAAACACTTTAGTTACTAAGTTCTTCGGTCTTCATTGCGTGAAATTGACTGGCACTGCACAGAAAAAGGTCCATACCCTTTTTTGTATTCATGTCTGCATTGTTGTTGTTAGCATCTTCAATTTGGATGTACTGATGAGAGTATACTTTTGCCTGCAGGTTCGATTTGTGATAATGGGTAATCTATTCTGTACTGGTCACTCCATCCATAGGCGGTTTGACCTCAAAGGATCCTCTCATGGCCGTCTTACTACTAAACCAGAGTCTGAAATCGATCCAAACACGACGCTTAAAGATCTTGATTTAAATTTTGCATTCCGATTGCAAAAGAACTGGTTCCAAGAATTCTGCAGGTAACTGATTGTTGCAATCTAGCTGCATCACTGATTCATTACTTATATCTCTTTTCACTTCTTTCATTAGTAAACCCAAATTCTGAGTGTTTGTTTTTTACCAGGCAAGTGGATAGAGACTGTGAATTCCTTGAACAAGAGAGAATCATGGATTATAGTCTCTTGGTTGGTCTTCACTTTCGAGAAGCTGCATTTAAAGACTCTGCCACTCCTACTTCCGGTGCTCGAACCCCAACCGGTAAAATCTTGTCAAATCTTTAACTCAATTTTCGAAAAGTCTATCTTAAAGCTTGATTGAAgcaacttcatcatctttaagCAGGAACCTCTGATGGTGGAAACACTCGTCTCTCCCGAGCAGAAATGGACCGGTTTCTTCTTGATGCCAGCAAgtaaagaaccaaaaaattCAATGTTTATATCGCAAAAAccgtaaaaagaaaaaagggtttTATAACACAAAGTGTGGTTCTtctttaatgatatttttttccagGCTAGCATCAATAAAATTGGGTATAAACATGCCAGCAAGAGTTGAAAGAACAGTGAGAAGAAGTGACTGTGAGAATCAGCTTGTTGGGGAACCAACTGGTGAATTTTATGATGTGATTCTCTACTTTGGTGTAATAGACATTCTACAAGACTACGACATAAGCAAGAAGCTTGAACATGCCTACAAATCAATGCAGTATGATCCGACATCGATCTCAGCGGTTGATCCAAAGCAATACGCACGACGTTTCAGGGATTTCATCTTCAGGGTCTTCGTTGAAGAAGACACTTGAGAGAACCAATCATTTAACTTGCACGCCAAGGCCCAACAAAGTTTGAGGTTATTCttttttgttagaattttttgtttactttctctatagatatatttgtaaatttattatgTTATTCAACCAATTCTTCTaagtagagaaaaaaataaaaaat comes from Camelina sativa cultivar DH55 chromosome 19, Cs, whole genome shotgun sequence and encodes:
- the LOC104764521 gene encoding probable ADP-ribosylation factor GTPase-activating protein AGD11; the protein is MSLGQENVEPVEVSGSHACLYELLCSETPRWTPQMDLQTSSSDPRDRLEKLLKQPGNKYCADCGSPEPKWVSLSLGVFICIKCSGVHRSLGVHISKVLSVKLDDWTDDQVDMLVGYGGNTTVNQRFEACNIDQSKKPKPDSTNEERNDFIRKKYEMHQFMDPKDGALCPYQQPSRIATSPPSLCSANHRSTKNRIGHAFRNSWGRRESDHKGPKKSNSMAGMIEFVGLIKVNVVKGTNLAVRDVMTSDPYVILALGQQSVKTRVIKNNLNPVWNETLMLSIPEPMPPLKVLVYDKDTFSTDDFMGEAEIDIQPLVSAAKAYESSSIEEPMQLGSWVASKENTLVSDGIISLEEGKVRQDISLRLQNVERGVLEIQLECLPLTQ
- the LOC104764522 gene encoding rhomboid-like protein 19, giving the protein MSSPGTSMLTNFTKLCKGLALVLVVGHLVVQFIPATIPYLALIPARTIPFAWNLITSGYFELSVYGVVFSTVSLLFMGKFLEPVWGSKEFLKFIFVVNFLTYLCVFVTAIALYYITRLEIYLYMPFAGFHGVLAGLLVGIKQIIPDQEVLLLKIKAKWLPSIMLILSIASSFFTLDSAAYLPTLIFGTYMGWLYLRYLQRRPETKLRGDPSDDFAFSSFFPELLRPIIDPIASIFHRMLCGRSNVTSEDHDYATSGAPLPGSDSAEASRRRERGARALEERLATERMVPARNKDELPSDALDSV
- the LOC104764523 gene encoding phosphatidylinositol 4-phosphate 5-kinase 6; the encoded protein is MSVAHADDADDYSRPTGESYHAEKALPSGDFYTGQWRDNLPHGHGKYLWTDGCMYVGDWCRGKTMGKGRFSWPSGATYEGDFKNGYMDGKGTYIDSSGDLYRGSWVMNLRHGQGTKSYVNGDCYDGEWRRGLQDGHGRYQWKNENHYIGQWKNGLMNGNGTMIWSNGNRYDGSWEDGAPKGNGTFRWSDGSFYVGVWSKDPKEQNGTYYPSTSSGNFDWQPQQVFYADLSECVVSTCQRIPVLPSQKMPVWYGSSEQSSSGNRTKNSERPRRRSVDGRVSNGEMELRNNGSGYLQLDDNAESNRSSLGPLRIQPAKKQGQTISKGHKNYELMLNLQLGIRHSVGRPAPATSLDLKASAFDPKEKLWTKFPSEGSKYTPPHQSCEFKWKDYCPVVFRTLRKLFSVDAADYMLSICGNDALRELSSPGKSGSFFYLTNDDRYMIKTMKKAETKVLIRMLPAYYNHVRACENTLVTKFFGLHCVKLTGTAQKKVRFVIMGNLFCTGHSIHRRFDLKGSSHGRLTTKPESEIDPNTTLKDLDLNFAFRLQKNWFQEFCRQVDRDCEFLEQERIMDYSLLVGLHFREAAFKDSATPTSGARTPTGTSDGGNTRLSRAEMDRFLLDASKLASIKLGINMPARVERTVRRSDCENQLVGEPTGEFYDVILYFGVIDILQDYDISKKLEHAYKSMQYDPTSISAVDPKQYARRFRDFIFRVFVEEDT